TTAGAGCTGATAGTATGTTTGGCTTTCTTGGTCAGCTCCAAAATGGATCAAAATGTTTGTTTTGGATGAAGCAGATGAAATGTTGAGCCGAGGGTTTAAGGATCAAATCTATGagattttccaaaaattaaatacaagtaTTCAGGTGAGCTTTCGTTTTTACTCTTTCATATAGTAGCTGGGGGCTTAGGTTTAATGGAAGTTAAAGTACAACTGAAGTCTTTGTCCCGCTCCCTTCTTAAAGCTATTGGCACATAACTATGACACTTGGTTATAGTTTTATTGTGAAAGTTGGCTATTTGTGTGACAAGATAATCATTGTCTTTTTAAGGTTGTGTTGCTTTCTGCCACAATGCCAACTGATGTGTTGGAAGTGACCAAaaaattcatgagagatccaATTCGAATTCTGGTGAAGAAGGAAGAATTGACCCTTGAAGGAATCAAACAGTTTTATATTAATGTTGAAAGAGAGGTAATTTGTCTAATTACTATTaaattttggttttttatttaacCTTCTTGTATAAGCACTGTGCTAAAATTGCAGAAACTAGGATTGCCTTAGTTTTTGTAATAATGCTAGCAGAGTACACACAAGAAGAAAAGTAACTGCACTGGATTGTAGAGACTGGGGTGGACCTCTTTCTTAATGTCCAGTGTCCTTTGTCTTAAGATTTGGTGCAATATGTTTTAGAATGGCCTAACAATGAATTATAATGAACATGAATTGGAGACTAGATTTTAATGACTGTTAACTTTGAAAAATTGTAGGAATGGAAGTTGGATACTCTTTGTGACTTGTACGAGACACTGACGATTACTCAGGCTGTTATTTTTCTCAATACAAGGCGCAAGGTGGACTGGCTCACTGAGAAAATGCATGCCAGGGACTTCACAGTTTCTGCCCTGGTAAGAGGTGTCCTAGTAGTGATAATTATGCTCCCCGACCCCCCATTAAAGCAGGATTTAGACTACAATATAGCTGTTAAGTGCTGTGTTGTCGTTCCCCCTGCTCAAAATAAAGCTGTTTCTTAACTATACCTGTCTGCTATACCCCTGTAGCAGCCAGGGACGCTTGGTCTCATACATGTCAGTGAAATTAAATAATTGATTTGACTGGTGATTCTTGAATTAAGGTTTGTTGATTTGCAGCATGGTGACATGGACCAGAAGGAAAGAGATGTTATCATGAGGGAATTCCGATCAGGGTCAAGCCGTGTTTTGATCACTACTGACTTGTTGGTAAGTCTCTTACTGATCTTTTTAATCTACCAAAAGTTTGTTTTGGGGGGAAGGTTTTTTAATAACCTTTACCAGATTGGGCTGTTTGGGAGATTAAAGAAAAGACCACACTCCACAGTGGGCTATATCACTTAACGTATAGTTCACTACTATTTTGTGGCCTACATTATGTATCTGTGTACAgttttaaattagaatttgaaCATATACCATTGTATTGCAGGCTCGTGGGATTGATGTGCAACAAGTGTCATTGGTTATAAACTATGATCTACCTACCAATCGTGAAAACTATATTCACAGGTGAGTAGGTGGCATCTTGTTACTATATCGGTGAAATAAATTCATGTGTGACTTTTCTACAGACTGATTTGTTTGAAAGGCAACTTCATTATCAGGGAAGTAAAGACGTAGTAACTTGGTTAAGATGTCAACTAAATTTGTATTTGGGAAGATTGGTCATCTGCAGTGGGAAAACAGTCGTAAATGTTGCCCAAACTGTGGATCAGGTTGTTTAGATTTGTTGGTCTCagcttatttttgagtttttagtGATCTCGTGTCCATGTGCTTTCTTGGTGATTGTAGTTGGGATTTTCTTGGTGTTGTCTGGTAGCAATTTGAGCAGTCCCTGGTTTAGTTATAGTGGCTTTATCCCTAAGTAAATTGAACTGTACTTTGTTATATGAtgtaaaaaaagactttttaaaaaatacaggagTCGATAGCAGCAGTTGATGACGAGATGGCGCTCAGAAACGGCGTTGACGTAATTTAGGACGTGGAATCATAAGCGAAACAGCACACTGTTTGAATAAAGAGCGAGTCggtatttatatttgtttttcttttgtcatgattatttgatatttttaagttgCTCCAGCCAAGGCATTTTGTATGTTAGTTTTATTAGGTGGTTTGTGTTGTCTGGTTTCCATGAGGAAGGTAGAAAGCTGCTTTGGAGGTAAACACGTTTGAGTAATTTGAGTTACAACGTGTAAAACTGAGCAAAAAAGCAGTGATAAGTTTGGGTTACCATACCAAATACTCGTTTTCCCACTGGAAAAAGTTGTAAGTTTTAGACAATAGTTAACCTTGCAGCATTTGTATTTACAGTTTACAGTTCCAGATGTGCGTCGAAATGTATTACATAACTGTTCTTCTTGTTTTATTCCTGGTGTTTACATCTGTCCCAGGCTGACCTCTGCTCTTGGCTGGCCCACTTTGGTATGGGCTTTAATTTCACTACCCCAAACACAATACTGTCATCTGCTTTAAAAGTAATGCTCAAGACACCGGATAAAATCTCATTTTGCAGCCAGACAAGCCTTGAATCCTTTTGGCACTAACTgcaaaggaagatttttttctctagataTTGATTAGCAGCTAGTGCGCTCCAGTTAGAAGCACGAACTGTAACCTTATTAAGTAAACAGCAGCTGATGGTTAACAAGTGGATCATCATGTTCAGTAGTTCCCATTGGAGAAGTAACATTCTAATTGCTATGTTTCTTTCTCTACACAGAATTGGCAGAGGGGGTCGATTTGGGAGGAAAGGTGTGGCTATAAACTTTGTTACTGAAGAAGACAAGAGGATTCTTCGTGACATTGAGACTTTCTACAATACTACAGTGGAGGAAATGCCAATGAATGTGGCTGACCTTATTTAATTCCTGGGATGAGATAGTTTTGAATGCAGTGCTCGCTGTTGCTGAATAGGCGATCACAACGTGCATTGTGCTTCTTTCTTTGGGAATATTTGAATCTTGTCTCAATGCTCATAACGGAtcagaaatacagattttgaTAGCAAAGCGACTTTAGTCGTGAGCTCTTGTGAGGAAAGGCATTGGCTTTATCCTCTTTAGAGTTAGACTGTTGGGGTTGGGTGTAAAAGATGGGGTCtgtaaaatctttctttcttagaaatttatttcctagTTCTGTAGAAATGGTTGTATTAGATGTTCTCTATCATTTAATAATATACTTGTGGACTAAAAGATATAAGTGCTGTATAAAATCAGCCAATTATGTTAAACTAGCTTACCTGCCTTTATTGTGTTTGTCATTAGCCTGAATAGAAAGgcctttaaaattgatttttttttttttttagaaagcatttGAATGCATTTTGTTTGGTATTGTATTTATTCAATAAAGTATTTAATTAGTGCTAAGTGTGAACTGGACCCTGTTGCTAAGCCCCAGCAAGCAATCATATCTTAGATAGGGTTAAACCCCCAGTAAAATTGCCATATTGCACATGTCTTAATGAAGTTTGAATGTTAAATAAATTGTATATTCACTTTAAAGGTGCtttggtgatttttatttaaaaaaaaaaaaaccaagtatCCTACAAAATTTTAACAATTCTGTGTTAATTGCTGCATCACTGTAGCACAGAGGCTGATCAGTTGTAGATGTTCATCGGCACCATCTGCTAAGCATTTATCTGCTTCCTACAAGAAAACCAGAAGTTAATAAAGTTTGCCCTTGGAGTTCTATTAAACATTGTGCTGAAATGTGCAAAAATGCCTACTTACAGCAAgtttttctgtgatgatggattTCTGTTTATCAGAAAGATTATCGTTCTCTACAACCACATCATGAAATTGACTTACAAGCTGAGTTGCTGCATGACCCTCATCTATTAAGTCCTGTAACAGAAAGTTGCATTTGGTATGATCATTTAAGTTTCCCTTACCTGGAAGTGAGCAGTAAAGGGACTTACCTTTACCACAGCTTCCAGTTTGTCAAAAGAGCCACTCTGACATGCAGCAAATATTCCATCAATAGTCCCAGCTGGTATTACCTAGAAAGTTGTTTAAAGATAAGCCTTTATCTCCAGCCTGGGTAGAGTTCACTGTGTAAAGCTGTTTCTGTAACACTAAATCGACACCCttggaaaggcaaaggaagagaaCTTGGGGAAGAGCCTTATACTCCTCTACCATGAGCTCAAGAAAGCTAACCTTCTACCCTGCCTAggaccatctttattttttttttaaatttatttttatgtatttatgatagtcacacagagagagagagagaggcagagacataggcagagggagaagcaggctccatgcaccggagcccgacgtgggattcgatcctgggtctccaggatcacgccctgggccaaaggcaggcgctaaaccgctgcgccacccagggatccctgcctagGACCATCTTTAAATTAGATCAGTCACTATTCTGTAACCAGGGTGGTCTTTTCTTTGCTTCTAATAGTTTCTGGTTTGGGTGCATGATGGAACAAGAATAGCTGATCTGGTCAGTGGGAGAACAGCTAAAAATTCTGGGTGGCTGGTACCCAAGTGGTTCTATTCCTCTACAGCAGCTAAAGTCAGTCAAGTTTAAAGAGGGAATTTAAGGGAAGGTGCCTCCTTTCCTAACATACCACTAATAGACTGCTTTTAGAAAGCCTATAATTCCCCCAAAATTAAAGGGGACAAATGCTATAGATTTCATCATGGTATGAAAAATAtctttgggaatccctgggtggctccatggtttagcgcctgcctttggcccagggtgtgatcctggagccccaggatcaaatcccatgtcgggctccctgcatggagcctgcttctccctctgcctgcatctctgtctctcatgagtaaataaaatcttaaaaaaaaaaaaaaggaatcgcATGATCTACTAgtagccagtcaggtgcccccatccatttcattgggatgcctgggtggctcagtgtcttagcacctgccttcagcccagggcgtgatcctgaagacccaagatcagagtcccacatcgggcccctgcatggagcctgttttttcccctctgcctgtgtctctgactctctctctctctctctgtgtctctcatggataagtaaaatcttaaaaaacaaggtTTTGAAAGTAGTAGTGATCCTACTAGTAGTAGAGATGAACTCTGGCATTATTTCCCTAAGTGGGATATTGCTCCCTCTATATATGACCCTTTGTCAGAATGTATCTGTAAGAACAgggatattaaatttttaaaaaatattttatttatcaaaagagagaggcagaaggagaagcaggttccacgcagagagcccaacattAAATTTCTCTTAACTCCCATATCCCTGAAGTGTTCTTGATGGTTCCAGGTTATTCCCTTATTAGACTGTTTCTAGCATACTACTTGGCACATACTATAGACCAAATATGCCCCTCAAGATTCAGATCTTAGACTGCCCAGCCTCTGGAACTCTGAaatttgtttataagccactAAAGCCTATGGTACTTTGTTAAAGCTGCCTGAATGGATTAAACCAGCACATAATAAACATTCTGCATACATCTTgtcaatgaaaattttttaagagCCACAAGCCCactaaaaattttagaatatttagtgCCCTTACCCCAGCAATGTCTGTGATCACCTTCTCTGTGATCTCCTTTCCACCTGTTAATCGAGTAGCACTTTGAAGAAATGTAATGGCTTTTCTTAAATCTCCTTCTGACACTTTAACAAGATAAGCTAttccctgaaaagaaaaaaaaatttttttttacccgTGATGGATGGCCAATGAAGACTTCTTGattttaataaaagtgaaaaaacactATGTTTTGGCCTAAAGTTAGTGggagaaaaaattcattttcagttttaaggaaatgttattagtcctaaaatggaaaaattcacaCAGCATCAGTACAAGGGAAGGCTAGAGATCTCTTGCCTTTGGAAGAAATTTGCAGAGAAAAATGTTCCATAGTTCTATTttcttgaatatataaaaagatttaaattatgaTTAAATTCTGTTATAATGAATAAGGCCTATATATCCTCTTTCTATACCAAAATTTCACCACCAAATTTGTTCAAGTGATATATTAGCTAGGACACTAAAAAATCTTATTATGCAGAGATTTGTTACTGCAGAGTATGTATCGTGTATGAAATCTGTCCTAGTTCTGGCTCTGTGAAATACTGATAATAAACTTCTAAGAGTAACAAGAAGGTTGAACCTATAAATCCTACATATTCCAACTGTTGCTCTTTTAGCTTAACTTTGCCTGAAGGTGTAAGAAATTAAAGCagtatgtttgtttttaggaCTTCTTATGAGTTCATCAAAGGCATTTGTAACTGCAATATTTGTAATACTTAGTAATTACCTCATTGCTAACTTTGACATGTTCTTTATCGGCAATGTCTAGTAATCGCTGCTGTTGAATTTTATCGGACAGTGGTTTGAATCGGAACTTAGAACATCTAGACGTCAGAGGTTCAATTATTCTGtaaaatattggggaaaaaagtcaGCGTCTGAAGATGATTTTCCCCCAAAGAACTCCTTTTTATCAAGAATAAATCAAGATCTGATGGAAAAGAAATTACCATAGCCTTgaaacattgacatttttttctctccctagcTGGGGTCATCAACATGAGGCTGCCCCACATGCACCTTCAGGGTAACGTACATACCGGCTGACGTAGTTGCAGATGAGACAGAAACGGGTGGTTTTAGACTCCTTCTCCATGGTACGCCGCAAAGCTGCCTGAGCAGCTGAGGTCATAGAATCTGCCTCATCCAAAATCACAATCTTAAAAGGGGGACACGGCTTCCCACTGATACAGAGAAACAGGACTTATAATTCATGTATCACCACCAaagtctaattttagaacattcttaTGGTCCCAAAAAGAAATCCCAGGCCCTCTAGGAGTAACGCTTCCCGAGTATCCCAGCTGTAGGCAGTCATGAATCTCTCCCTTCTGTCTCCACAGGGCTGCCTACCCTGCACATTTCATGTAAATGCAGTCATACACtgtcttttgtgattggcttctttcactcagcatcctttcaaggttcatccatgttgcaggaCATCACTACTCCATTCTGTTTTTACTGCTAAATATGGCAAAGagatataccacatttctttcattcattcattcattcattcattcattcataggcTGATGGctgtttgggttgttttcatgtTTTGACTACTAtgactaatattcttttttttttttttttttatttatttatgatagagagagagagagagagagagagagaggcagagacacaggcagagggagaagcaggctccatgcaccgggagcctgacgtgggattcgatcctgggtctccaggatcgcgccctgggctaaaggcaggcgccaaaccgctgcgccacccagggatccccctatgacTAATATTCTtaagaacatttttgaaaaaaaatttttttgaacatcTTTTGAATAgacctatgttttcatttctcgtGGTTATACCTCGGACTTAAGgttggaattgctgggttgtctAGTAAttctctatgtttaacttttagaGGTCCTgccaatttattttcaaaatgtctgtAGAAAGTAGaagagttctaatttctccacattcttgccagtaTGTTGTCTTTTTGCTAAGAGCCATCCTAGTatgtgtaaagtggtatctcatcatggttttgatttgcatttctctatggctaatgatgttgatgAGCATGTTTTCATGCCCTTGCAGGCCGTTTGTATAGTAGTCCCCCTTATCCACAAGGAATGCATTCCAAGACCCCAGGAGATGTCTGAAACCCTGGATAGTACCGAAcagcatataaatatacataacatatttctcctatacacacatacctattataaatttcaatttataaatCCAGCACAGtaagtaagagattaacaacaatagcATCATTAACAGtaataaacaattttaatgaTATATGTAATACAAGTTACATGACTGTGGTCTCAGAATAGTTTATTGGACTGTACTCCCTCTTCTTGTGATGTGAGATGCCAGGATGCCTGCTTGATGAGGTGAAGTGAGGTATGACATAGGTACTATGACGTTAGGCTACTAACGACCTCCTGATGATAACATCAGAAGGTGGGTCATTTGCTCTGGACTTCAGCAGAGCAACTGGTGAGTACAGGCAACTGAAACTATGGAAACTGAAACCATGGATAAAGGGTGACTATCTTCTGTGGTGTAAGGTCTACTCAGTTCCTTTCCTTTTATATTGGGTTTTCTCTTGACTATTAAAatgtagttcattttttaaaaaagattgtatttatttatttatgagagacacaaagaagaggcagagacataggcagagggagaagcagactccctgtggggagcccgatgtgggactcgatcccaagactccaggaacataccctgagccaaaggcagatgctcaaccactgagccatccaggcgtcccagtaggagttttttatatattcttgatctGAGTCCCTTATCAAatacaggatttatttttttattgttttagattttttatttatttattcatgagagacacagagagaagcagagacataggcagagggagaagtaggctccctacggggagcctgatgtgggacttgatcccaggaccccaggatcatgacctgagccaaaggcagagactctcaaccactgagccacccaggtgtccccaaatagAGGATTTATATGCATTGTCAATCCGAGGTAGATTATCAAAAATCATTCACTTCctataaattcttaaaagtgtGCTCTGATATGAATTAAATATATGCCAGGTTCCAAAACTTTAATGTTAGAACTCTGTCACCTAAAGATTATAAGTAGCTGATTAAACATCTCTGTTTAACTCAGGGCAGtcctatttaaattattaataatacctCATCTTTTATTCTAAAAGTGTCCCAGTATAGACAATAACTTAAATGGAAATATGTATTAGgaaatataggaaatatataCTGAAGCTTAAGCtgacagaagatttttttaataacataattaaCAAATATCAGGATTTTTCACTAGCAGTATACCAACCAAACTACCAAATTTGATTACTAAATAAATACTCCTGAGACATAACATCAGTTAAAAACCCTTGACAGCTCAACAATTTAAAATTAGTTACTATAATGGGAAGGTC
The Canis aureus isolate CA01 chromosome 31, VMU_Caureus_v.1.0, whole genome shotgun sequence genome window above contains:
- the EIF4A2 gene encoding eukaryotic initiation factor 4A-II — translated: MSGGSADYNREHGGPEGMDPDGVIESNWNEIVDNFDDMNLKESLLRGIYAYGFEKPSAIQQRAIIPCIKGYDVIAQAQSGTGKTATFAISILQQLEIEFKETQALVLAPTRELAQQIQKVILALGDYMGATCHACIGGTNVRNEMQKLQAEAPHIVVGTPGRVFDMLNRRYLSPKWIKMFVLDEADEMLSRGFKDQIYEIFQKLNTSIQVVLLSATMPTDVLEVTKKFMRDPIRILVKKEELTLEGIKQFYINVEREEWKLDTLCDLYETLTITQAVIFLNTRRKVDWLTEKMHARDFTVSALHGDMDQKERDVIMREFRSGSSRVLITTDLLARGIDVQQVSLVINYDLPTNRENYIHRIGRGGRFGRKGVAINFVTEEDKRILRDIETFYNTTVEEMPMNVADLI
- the RFC4 gene encoding replication factor C subunit 4 isoform X1, with translation MQAFLKGTSVSTKPPLKDRGIAATAGSSGENKKTKPVPWVEKYRPKCVDEVAFQEEVVAVLKKSLEGADLPNLLFYGPPGTGKTSTILAAARELFGPELFRLRVLELNASDERGIQVVREKVKNFAQLTVSGSRSDGKPCPPFKIVILDEADSMTSAAQAALRRTMEKESKTTRFCLICNYVSRIIEPLTSRCSKFRFKPLSDKIQQQRLLDIADKEHVKVSNEGIAYLVKVSEGDLRKAITFLQSATRLTGGKEITEKVITDIAGVIPAGTIDGIFAACQSGSFDKLEAVVKDLIDEGHAATQLVSQFHDVVVENDNLSDKQKSIITEKLAEADKCLADGADEHLQLISLCATVMQQLTQNC
- the RFC4 gene encoding replication factor C subunit 4 isoform X2, with protein sequence MQAFLKGTSVSTKPPLKDRGIAATAGSSGENKKTKPVPWVEKYRPKCVDEVAFQEEVVAVLKKSLEGADLPNLLFYGPPGTGKTSTILAAARELFGPELFRLRVLELNASDERGIQVVREKVKNFAQLTVSGSRSEIIEPLTSRCSKFRFKPLSDKIQQQRLLDIADKEHVKVSNEGIAYLVKVSEGDLRKAITFLQSATRLTGGKEITEKVITDIAGVIPAGTIDGIFAACQSGSFDKLEAVVKDLIDEGHAATQLVSQFHDVVVENDNLSDKQKSIITEKLAEADKCLADGADEHLQLISLCATVMQQLTQNC